From the genome of Strix uralensis isolate ZFMK-TIS-50842 chromosome 6, bStrUra1, whole genome shotgun sequence:
CCCAACCCCCACCTCACGCCTGGAAGGAATCCCTCCTGGAGCTGTGGGACCAGCCTCAATTTGTGGAGGAAAACCAGTAAAGTGCACTAGAAACCTTCCTGACCCCAGGAGAAGTGTTTTCTGCTTTGTCTGCAAGACTGGCCAGCATTCAGCCTGTCTCTGCTTTTCCACTGTAGTGGGGCCCAGACAGGATAAGACCTGGCTCAAAGCACATGAAAATAGACCTGGACAGATAAGCAGCTCTCACAGGAAAGAAGGGGCTCTGAACTAAACAGATTCTCTGCCTCTGGGCTGCCTGCGGCCACGTGTGGACATGGGTCTCTCATCTCCTCTTGCTAGCCCATGGCTGCAGATGCACCTGGCTGTTACTAAACCTGTCTGTTCCACGTGTGATATTTGCTGTTTAACCCCACAGCTCAGTCCATGTGCGTGACATCAGCCCAGCCCTGAGCTGTGCATGTCCTCCGTGGCTGTCCATGGTGGGGATGCATGCTGAGCCGAGGGCTGCTGCCGGGAAGGCAGCCAGCCCCAGGGCTCTGGCTCTCCCCCGCACTTACCTGTTTGAGATTGTACAAGCCATGCTTGTCACAGTTGGGGATGTGGAGGGAGTAGAGGTGCTCCAGGGGACCTCGCTCATCTGGCAGCCGCATAGTGGAGATACGTTCCAGGACCTGATCCAGCTCCTGCTGACAAGGGGTCTGAAAAGAgtccagaaagcagaaaacaaaaccaaaaaaaatgagGGCAATGGGACTATTCAATGTCTACACTTTGGACAGCAGAAACACCAGTAGGGATGAACACCTGTGTGCACCTCCTCATGACACAGGTTTGCCACAGGGTCCCGCTGCAGACTTCACCTGCAGGCACCCAAAATCACAGTGCTGCACGCCTGTGCATGCCGATGTGTGGAGATCCACACAGGGAGACATGCACATCTCTCCCATGTGCCACGTGCCTCACGTGGCCAAGAGCCAGCATGACACCAGGTCACAGGCAGTGGAGACACAGAGGAGGAGACTTCTCAGAGATGCTCCCATGGGTCCCACTGGTGGTAACAAGTGATGTGAAGCAGGATTAATCCAGACAGACCAGGAGGGTTTTCATGAGCATAGCCTAGATCCCACACCTGTGATGCAGCTTTGGTCCAGAAGTGCAACTCAAAGCATATGAGACCCCATGGGAGTGGAGAGGAAGCCCCAGGAATGAGAGCACCCAGCAAAGCCAGCCTCTGGAGGCATCCCTCTCGCTCCACAGCAGCCCCAAGCCAGGGCTCCCAGCCAAGGCAGTATGGCTGAATTACGCCTGATGTGAGCTGGAGTGAGTCCGCACCTCTCTGCTTTTGCAGTTgctggtttggtttcttttttcccaagaagcagcagcagtgtgggaGCTCTCTAAGTTGACAGTGCTTGAACCTTATTTTGAACCTCTACTTTGCCTGCTGCTTGGAGGGGATGAGGGCTCTCTTTTAAGGCCCTTTCTGTCCCTATATGTTTATAGAGATATGTATTATGGACCTTTTGGGGAGGctttccatccccatccccatctcatCTAGTTGCTTTGACCAAGCTGCCCACTAGAGGGAAGCCACAGCCAAGGACTGGAGGGCAGAcacacagggacagggaagaggggacagggaggactCCGGGCACTCTCCCTGCTATGTGACAGCCCCGCAGCTCATCCTCGGGGGCTCGGGGCCCTCCCGCTCAACCTGGACTGGGGCTGCCCTGCAGGAGGCAGACAGCCCCCACAAATCCCCTTGGGCCATTCCTGGCACTTCCTTAGGGAAAAAGGGTGTGAGAAAGCCAGTCCGCGGGCAAAGGGCATGCACGCACCCCTGAGGGGGTAGGTGTCAAGCCAGCGGGACCCCCCCTTCCCCGGCTctgctgtcaggaggtgaagcAGCAATGAAAATAACACCTCCTCGCCAGGACATCAAAGTTCATCAGATGGTGTGCTGGGCCCCAGCTTCAGGCCAAAACAAACgtttacttttcctttttcctctccccccttttttctttctcttttttttttttttttcttaagacagTTTGTTGCAAATGTCACTAAGGCTTTTGCATTCAGCATTTCCCTGGTGAGCCTGCAGCTGCCTCCGTTAGCTCCCCACACCCTCCTGCCTTCTCACCCTGCCCGTCGACAGCCGTGACTTCTTCGAGTCTTCATGGTTGTGATGGGGCTTGCCAACTTTGCCCATCTGCCGCTGCTGCTCGTTCACCTTCTCCCTCATAACTGCCAGCTCCTTCATGCCCGACTTCATGGGCTTCCTCCCGCCAGCTCCGCTCAGGATCCCTGTGGTCCCATCCACGTGGTTCTCGGCAAGGATGCTCTCAGACCGGTCATCGCCATTATCTGCAGGAGACAGGGCAGACAAGGAAAGGGTCAAGCTCAGCCAGGCACTTTCTCACGTGTTCATCCCATCCTGGATCACTTTCAAGCATGGCCAGTTACCAAACCATAAAATCTTTGCATGCAAAAATTTTAAATTGCATTAGCCCTTTCATCTGGAAGGTGAGAATAGATCCTTTCATTCTGGAGTTATTACCACACTAAAAGACAGTTTAGAGAGCAGGGGAAATCACTGCTGGAGAAgttctttctggtttttctttGACCTTCTAAATTACTTCCTGAAGAATGTAATTTTCCCCTCAGAAGTCCAGTTGGGTTAGGGATGCCAAGTGTACTTCAGGTCCAAAACTTAAAACCACAGTGATTAGTAACAATACCTTAAGTTCATCTATCATCCCCCAGAGTATCTCCA
Proteins encoded in this window:
- the IGFBP2 gene encoding insulin-like growth factor-binding protein 2 isoform X2, yielding MHPCTDNGDDRSESILAENHVDGTTGILSGAGGRKPMKSGMKELAVMREKVNEQQRQMGKVGKPHHNHEDSKKSRLSTGRTPCQQELDQVLERISTMRLPDERGPLEHLYSLHIPNCDKHGLYNLKQCKMSVNGQRGECWCVDPIHGKVIQGAPTIRGDPECHLFYTAHEQEDRGAHALRSQ